In a genomic window of Canis lupus familiaris isolate Mischka breed German Shepherd chromosome 28, alternate assembly UU_Cfam_GSD_1.0, whole genome shotgun sequence:
- the LBX1 gene encoding transcription factor LBX1, producing MTSKEDGKAAPGEERRRSPLDHLPPPANSNKPLTPFSIEDILNKPSVRRSYSLCGAAHLLAAADKHAPGGLPLAGRALLSQTSPLCALEELASKTFKGLEVSVLQAAEGRDGMTIFGQRQTPKKRRKSRTAFTNHQIYELEKRFLYQKYLSPADRDQIAQQLGLTNAQVITWFQNRRAKLKRDLEEMKADVESAKKLGPSGQMDIVALAELEQNSEAAGGGGGGCGRAKSRPGSPALPPGAQQAPGAGPLQLSPASPLTDQPASSQDCSEDEEDEEIDVDD from the exons ATGACTTCCAAGGAGGATGGCAAGGCGGCGCCGGGGGAAGAGCGGCGGCGCAGCCCGCTGGATCACCTGCCGCCACCCGCCAACTCCAACAAGCCGCTGACTCCGTTCAGCATCGAGGACATCCTCAACAAGCCGTCTGTGCGGAGAAGTTACTCGCTGTGCGGGGCGGCGCACCTGCTGGCGGCCGCGGACAAGCACGCGCCGGGCGGCTTGCCCCTGGCGGGCCGCGCGCTGCTCTCGCAGACCTCGCCGCTGTGCGCGCTGGAGGAGCTCGCCAGCAAGACCTTTAAGGGGCTGGAGGTCAGCGTCCTGCAGGCAGCCGAAG GCCGCGACGGGATGACCATCTTTGGGCAGCGGCAGACCCCTAAGAAGCGGCGAAAGTCGCGAACAGCCTTCACCAACCACCAGATCTACGAGTTGGAGAAGCGCTTCCTCTACCAGAAGTACCTGTCCCCCGCCGATCGCGACCAAATCGCGCAGCAGCTGGGCCTCACCAACGCTCAGGTCATCACCTGGTTCCAGAATCGGCGCGCCAAGCTCAAGCGGGATCTGGAGGAGATGAAGGCCGACGTGGAGTCCGCCAAGAAACTGGGCCCCAGCGGGCAGATGGACATCGTGGCACTGGCCGAACTCGAGCAGAACTCGGaggccgcgggcggcgggggcggcggctgCGGCAGGGCCAAGTCGAGGCCTGGCTCTCCCGCGCTCCCTCCAGGCGCCCAGCAGGCCCCGGGCGCCGGGCCCCTGCAGCTCTCTCCCGCCTCCCCGCTCACGGACCAGCCGGCTAGCAGCCAGGACTGCTCAGAGGACGAGGAAGACGAAGAGATCGACGTGGACGATTGA